A stretch of DNA from Pseudoalteromonas rubra:
GATCGATGCCACAGAAAAACTATTGGCACGGGGAGCGAAAGGCTCGCTGACGGTTAGTCTGACGCCCAGCTTCGCGATTCAGTGGTTGGTGCCCAGATTGAGTTTGTTTAATGAACTACACCCGGACATTGATGTGCGTATAAAAGCACAGGATCTGGATGAGAACTCATTGACGGATGATGTGGACGTGGCCATTTATTATGGTCGGGGCAGCTGGAGTGGGGTGCAAACGCATAAGCTGCACACTGAGTATCTGGTGCCTATGTGTAGCCCTTTATTGCTCAATGGCCCTAAGCCGCTGGATCAGCCCAGTGACCTCGCGAATCATACCCTGTTGCACGATACCACCCGACGCGCCTGGAAAGCCTGGCTTAAAACCGCCGGGGTACGAAATGTCCCTGCGAATACCGGGCCTATTTTTAGTCACTCTTCGATGGTGACTCAGGCGGCTGTACATGGTCAGGGGATCGCGCTGGGCAACAGCGTGCTGGCAAAGCCCGACCTGGATGCGGGGCGCTTGATCATCCCATTCAGTCACCAT
This window harbors:
- a CDS encoding transcriptional regulator GcvA — its product is MSRRLPPLNALKAFEAAARHLSFTKAAEELFVTQAAISHQIKILEEHLGVKLFLRKNRSLLLTEEGQGYFLDIKELFSQLIDATEKLLARGAKGSLTVSLTPSFAIQWLVPRLSLFNELHPDIDVRIKAQDLDENSLTDDVDVAIYYGRGSWSGVQTHKLHTEYLVPMCSPLLLNGPKPLDQPSDLANHTLLHDTTRRAWKAWLKTAGVRNVPANTGPIFSHSSMVTQAAVHGQGIALGNSVLAKPDLDAGRLIIPFSHHLESKNAYYLVCRESQAELGKIVSFKNWMLEMVEQEQQ